In the genome of Phycodurus eques isolate BA_2022a chromosome 11, UOR_Pequ_1.1, whole genome shotgun sequence, the window ggagcggctcggataatggacggacggatggatggatgtaaattaCCTCAGAAAAGATTGTATTAGTGTTGCACTGtagcctagtggttagcacatctgcctccgacagttctgaggtttgagaTTCGAATCTCCGCTCTGGCCTTCTGTGTGACGTTTGCATAGTCTCCCTGTGTCGGCAttgattttctccgggtactccagcttccacCCGCAGTCTAAAAACGTGCAATGATTGATTGTCTGGCTGCTTGGCTGTCTCAGTGTACTTTGGCTCCctcctgcattaaaaaaaaaaggttaggttcattgaagactaaattatccaAAGGTGCATGTGAGTGAACGGTTATGTGTCTATATACCTATAGCCTATGCCCTGCatttggctagcaaccagtctAGGGCGTACCCCTgtcagggataggctccagctcacccgctaCCATAATGAGGAGaggcactatagaaaatgagtGAATGGAAGTGTGTACAGAGGGTCCCGCTAAACGTGGGGGATAGGGATCAAGCCCCACCGCATTTAGGGACTCTGACATagagcaacacttttctgaatcAGTGGTTAGAAGCTAAGTTCTAaagtcccatccatccattttctaccgcttatccaaggtcaggtcgcgggggcagtagctttagcagggacgtccagacttccctctccccagccacttcatccagctcttccgggggtatcccgaggcgttcccaggccagccgtaagatgtagtctctccagcgtgtcctgggtcatccccggggtctccttccggtgggacgtacccagaacacctcacccgggaggcatccggatcagatgcccaagccatctcatctggctcctctcgatgtgcaggagcagcgactctactctgagatcctcccggatgaacgagcttctcgccctatctctaagggagaacccggacatcctgcggaggaaactcattttggctgattgtatccgggatcttgttcttctggtctcgacccacagctcgtgacaataggagagggtaggaacgtagattgaaataaattgagagcttcgtctttcggcttggctccttctttaccacaacggaccgatacaaagtccgcatctctgcagacgctgcaccgatccgcctgtggatctcccgttccattcttcccattcaagtatcttggggtcttgttctaAAGTCCCAGTTTTCTCAAATGCAGCATACATCTCTGGGAATGCCTTGCTTTTTTGCTTCTCTTCTTTGAACATGCAGGAATAAGTCCAATATTTCTGAATGGATAGTTTTAGACAGTATAGCacagtgggtataaaaagaCTACACCTCCCAGTTCCAATGCCAGGattttgtgatacaaaaaaaaagaaatatccatccatccatccatccattttctgagccgcttctcctcactcgggtcgcgggtgtgctggagcctatcccagctatcatcgggcaggaggcggggtacaccctgaactggttgccagccaatcgcagggcacatacaaacaaacaaccattcgcactcacattcattcatttgttgttgttgatggaAATGTTAAGATACCCAGAAATTTGTATTCTGTAGGCCTGTTATAcctatttcatatttttcccaTGTCAGGTCAGGGGCTCTGTTCAAGATTCATATCCACATCATTTCTCTGCAGGTTGTTTCTGGTTCCAATGAAGCATCTTCACTGACCACCGGCTCCTTTTTTCTGAAGCAAGAAACTGCAAGCTGGGATCCCAAAGACAACAAGATAGTCTAGGAGACCAGGAAGATGGCAGACACACTGTACAACATGACCCAGTACCTGAGGAACAGAGGCCCATTACTGGTAAGCACCACTAGACTGGGTAAGTTTATTAATTTTGCttttaactatccatccatttatgtaccgcttatcctcactcatgTGTGTTAAATAATCTTTAAGCTTTACTGTGCTTTTCATTAGAACAAAGAggcgtttgtgtgtgcagcCAAAGATGTCATGTCAAAATGCCAGTCGGTGACCAACTTTATTCAAGTCATAGCCAACCACTGCCTGGATGCACAGTGCGCACTGGAACTGTCCCTCATAGTGGAGCAGATTCTCACCATCACAAACCAGCTCAGCATCCTTTCCAGGTCAGAATAAGTGAACACAGGTTGAAAAAAACTTAAGAGGAAAAAAGTGGAACGAGATAATCTTCTGTACTGTAGTGTCAGTTCTGTAACACTTGGCTGTAAAGCATCGGATGAGATCCTGGTGAAGAACACACAGAATCTACTCCACACAGTCCTGAAAGGTGTCCATGCCGCAGAGACTGCCTGCATCACAGTAAATAGGACAGACCTGCATTTATGTAATATGAAATTACATTAAAGGCCTATTAAAGATGTATCATTTCTGTCTTTCAGGGTTTAAAGCAGCCTGAGCCAAACTCGGATGGAGCCGAAGCGACCGCCTTGTGTTTCCAGTGGAAGAGGAACTTGGAGATCCATAGAGCCCAGCAAACCTCCAACCCAAAAACAGATGAGCTGGGCCTGAGGAAGATTTCATTGCACTCCGTCGCACCGAGTCTTGCTTCACCAGTATAAGATGGCTCCAACTTGATGCTTCAAAGGAAAGGTCACAATAGAGTTGTACCAGAATTTCTATCTTGAGGGGAAGTTTCAGAGAGGGAAATCATGTTTACTATTAttaattgtggttgtagttttgaGTCCTGTAGAAATACATAGCTTCATAGTAACAAGGTGTCATTACACTGTCCCTCTTGTGTAGCTATATAACCAACATATTAACTGAAAGAGACTTGCACATGCATGTACTGACGAACATTTTATGTTGCAGGGTAGTGGTTCACATATCCAACTGTCAAGCAGCTGGAGTGAAATCAACTCCCACTCAATCCTATTTTGTCTGTTGTGGTGTAAACATTTAATTCAtattaagatacagtatgtacagtgcaCTGTATTTAAAAGCTGATCAAATGTGCACAGAAAACAAAGGTCATccagaaatacaaatacaatgaaCATGTTATTTCAATGGTtgtcaaaacaatacaaaaaaattccaATATGGCTTAAGTTTCAAATATGAACTCATTTTGACGCAACGCGTCTGatataaaaacatgtaaaacaacTGTTAATTACAAATGCATCTAAATACATTTATCAGTTTAATTTAATAAGGCAAACTCACAGATTCATTAGAAATAGGAAAATATCCTCAAGAAGGCCAATTCCTATGtaatttctatattaaaaataatttagtttGTTTCTTAAGTAATATTCCAATTTCTTGAAGGTTAATTTTGGGTTTTAGCTGGAAGCTATAATCATcacaattataaaccttttggaTCTGAACTACAgaacaatattctaatttattgagatacaCCTATTATGTGTAGTGGTAATTACAAGCTTGTTActagaaaatattttatgaaatgTTTAATGGGCATTAAAACCTGAACACGTAGACCATATTAACAGAACAATcagttttaacacatttaaagacAGTAAATGTAGTAAAAGGACCATCTCACTTTGCAAGTATAACTATACTGTCgggaaatacaaccccaattccaatgaagttgggacattgtgttaaacataaataaaaacagaatacaatgatttgcaaatcatgttcaacttgtatttaattgaacacactacaaagacaagctatttcatgttcaaactgatcaatgttattgcttttagcaaataatcattaacttagaattttatgctgcaacacgttccaaaaaagctgggacaggtggcaaaaaagactgagaaagttgaggaatgctcatcaaacacctgtttggaacatcccacaggtgaacaggctaattgggaataggtgggttccatgattgggtataaaaggagcttccctgaattgctcaagtcattcacaagcagagatggggcgaggttaacctctttgcgaacaagtgtgtgagaaaatagtcgaacagtataaggacaatgttcctcaacgtacagttgcaaggaatttagggatttcatcatctacggtctataatatcatcaaaaggttcagagaatctgtagaaatcactgcatgtaagctggcaaggccgaaaaacaacatcgaatgcccgtgaccttcgatccctcaggcggcactgcatcaaaaaccgacatcaatgtgtaaaggatatcaccacatgggctcaggaacactttagaaaaccaatgtcagtaaatacagttcaacgctacatccgtaagtgcaacttgaaactactatgcaaagcagaagccatttatcaacaacacccagaaacgccgtcggcttctctgggcccgagctcatctatgatggactgatgcaaagtggaaaagtgttctgtggtccgacgagtccacatttcaaattgttttgggaaattgtggacgttgtgtcctccgggccaaagaggaaaagaaccatccggactgttatggacgcaaagttcaaaagccagcatctgtaatggtatggggctgtgttagtgccaatggcttgggtaacttacacatctgtgaaggcaccattaatgttgaaaggtacaaacaggttttggagaaacatgtgctgcTATCCaaccaatgtctttttcatagacgcccctgcttattttagcaagacaatgccaaaccacattctgcacgtgttacaacagcgtggcttcgtagtaaaagagtgccggtactagactggcttgcctgcagtccagacctgtctcccattgaaaatgtgtgccgcattatgaagcgtaaaatacgacaacggagacctcggactgttgaacagctgaagctgtacatcaagcaagaatgggaaagaattccacctacaaagcttcaacaattagtgtcctcagttcccaaatgtttattgaatgttgttaaaagaaaaggtgatgtaacacagtggtaaacatgacccttgtcccaacttctttgggacgtgttgcagccatgaaattccaagttaatgattatatgcTAAAAGCATTAAAgttgatcaatttgaacattaaatatcttgtctttgtagtgtgttcaattaaatacaggttgaacatgatttgcaaattgtattctgtttttatttatttttaacacaacgtcccaacttcattggaattggggttgtagaaagaCAAAAGGGATAAGAATTGTTGGAATTTATGTTTCTATCAGCTCATATCTTTCTGACAAATCCACAATCAATCAACTAAACTTAAATAACCACAGATGCTAACATCCTCACATCTATACCATTTTAGTGAGTATAAAGTGaatgtacataaataaatagatttaaAGCTAAATAGTGATTGGCATGTGCCACCAATATAAAAATTCAATGCAGTTTACTGGGAGAAAGGAGAAGCTGTGGGGTCAAAGGTCTTGAAGACATCTTTGAGCGTCCTGTCTTCAAGCTCCTCCTCGTTCGTCTGCATAGGTTCCTCCACCGGAACTTCTTTCTGTTCTTCCGCATCCTCTTGTACCCCTGCAGAAACTAGTCCTGCCAGTTTGGCCTGTCTGGCGTCAGCATACTGCGGTCTGATCAAGCCTGCCAGAGCCTGGACAGGCAGATTATGCACTGCGTGGGGGGTGAGGATCGGGTCCTGAGGAAGTGGGGATGAACTATCGTGTGCGGTCTGATAGTGATCAGAGGCACCATCTGTGTGTTTTGTCTCCTCCAAAGAGACACGACGTTGACTTGGTGAGGTGGGTAGTGTTGGAGGAGTGTCTTTCTTCACTGGATGTTTGAGAATGCCCACTTTTTTATGTGGGTCTACCTGATCCTTCTGAATTGGCTCGGTCTGATTATGGGGATCATACAGACTGATGCCTCCCAGGATTGTCGTGGGGCTTTCcaggatccccccagaagacgCCAGCCGAGGGGCATAGGGTGGCAGCCTCTCGGAAAGGGAGGCGCTAGTGCTGGTCTTTTGCAACCTGGGTTCCGCAACTCTTGTCTCTGCACAGGCTTCCTTCTGACCAAGCATCTTGGAGTCCAGACTTACTGTACGCTTGAGTCTGGGGTCTAAATTCTTTTGCTGACGTGGATCAACAGGTCTCTCTGTTGAGGATCCAGACGGCAGACGAGTGAGGCGCTCCTTTAAACGAGCAGCCGCCAATCTGGGGTCAGTCGGTGGAGGGCTGGAGGTGGGGGGGTGCTCCGGCACACTTGTTCTGTTCATCTGAGCCTCAGCGATTAGAGGTGGCAGGGGTAAATTGATGGAGTGTTCCTGTTTGGGTATTAGAGATGGGATCAGATCTTCAGGAGCCCAGACCACTGTTTGGGCGAAGGCCGGCCGTTGAAGCAGAATGTCCACCCGAATATGGCTGAACTGCTTTAGCTGGCAGCGGGGGTCCTGCAGCACCACACCCGGACTGGCCTCCAACGGAATGAgggccgctctctctctcagttCCCTCTCcctttcatcatcctcatctcCAGTGGGCTTTTTTAGGCCAGTTGACTGGTTCTGCTGACGGTCCGAGCTGGACTCCATAGGTCTCGGTTTCCTAGGGTCTCTGGAGAGTCGTGGATCCAAACCTGCATCAGACACCTTGTTCATATCAGGAGGTCTCTGCCGAGGGTCTGCCTTCACACGTGGGTCACTTGGGTGAGTTCTGTCCTTGACAAGTCGAGGGTCGCCCAGGGGTGCTGCAGGGGCTAGTGTTGGGGTCTTGGATTGCTGCATCTCATGATGCCTCTTCAGAGATTTTAGAATGGAAGCAACACTACTCCCACCGTCTTCGTCGCTGGAATACCAGTTTGTTGTTTCatctgaaggaaaaaaataaaacgagtCGTACCGATCTCTGTGCTTTTTAAGGACCATCTTTTGGATCAGAACAGACACTTGCCTCTGTTAGTATTCTTGTCACCTTGACTATGTGCCCTCTGTGGATTGCTCTCATGTGGCTTTGACTCTGGTTGGTGCTGAGTCAGGTGTAGAATGATGGCTTTCTGCACCGCTGAAGGTAAAGACTGCAACTGGACATCTGGACCTATCTGCTGCTGTAGGTTCTGTACCTGGTTCATCCCAGGTTCCACTAACACAGAACAAAAAGATCCATTGTACTTGAAGTAACTCTAAATTAATACTGGTGGTAACGTGACACAAACCTTGATGGCCCACTGGCTGGTTCTGGAGTAAGTTGCTGAGGAGCTCGAGTGGGTTCTGGCCCAACGATGGAAAAGGGAAGAGGCTCTGCAGCATCTGTAGTTCTGGTACTGCGGGGAATGGAGGCCTCTGCATATTCATCTGACGGTTTATATTTCCGTGAAACACTGGCGGCTGACCAGGTGGAATTGGCTGCTGCATTGGATATCCATGTGGCAGCTGCTGTCCAGGAGGGCTCTGGTCACTTGTGGGTGGTCCTGTTGGGTAACCCACGGTACCTGGTGACCCTAACGAAGGCACTGTGGTAGCATCAGAGCCTGAAGACACCAAAGCTCCACTTGGTGTTTCCTCTGGTCTGCCACTGAACTGGTCAGTGCCTTCATTGGGATCCTGGTAGTTGGACTCACTGGTAATGAGATAAAATGGACAATTAATTTGAGGCTGATTGAAAAAACACCTACCTATGATTTGCCTTACTTTAACCCAATCTTCTGTGCCAGGTTGACTGTAGGTTGAACCTTAATTTCGAAGAGGGAGGGGATCTTCCCTCCCTGAGAAGATTCATCTGTCGGGCTGCTCTGACCTGGCGTGGGGAGCAAGCCCACACCTGGAGGCGGCTTTGGAAGTGGAGCAATGCCCTGTTTTCTCAGGTCCTCCAGCTCCAATTCATCCTCACGGGCAATCTCCTCCTCTGTATTAATGATCTTAGCATGTGTCCAAGAGAAGAAACTCTTAATTAGTTTTGGATTTTTATGAGTTGtgattttgttatgttttaaatatatctCACCTTATCGAGCAACTCTTTCGTCACATCAGTCAGTGCATCATGGGAAAATTTGCAGTTCTCCCCTTGATAGCATTTGGCTCCAGTGTGAAAGAACTTGCATGGATATTCACGTTCAGTCACAAATTAAGGAGCCTCACCACTGAATCGGCAGGTTGCTTTTACAAGGTCATGCATGATTGTCACTGAAGGATATGGTGCATGTAAATGCAATGGTCTCCTTTGCTGCAGTATCCCTGGAGGTAGAACTTACAAAGCTCCTTCTTCTTATCTGGGATGACCAGCTCGTGCTCAAACTTACACTGCTCCCCCTACAGGAAGAGATGATGACTTACCTTTTCAGTGTTGTGTATTTCTTTAAAACCGGACTATTAAATTGAACGCCagcatacaggaagtcctcgatttacgaacgagttccgttcctacgctggcaaCATAACCcaaatttccgcgtaagtcggatttcaccgttaaagtcgaaatgtatgtcgaaatacttctgtgggtattgtcccacgtgattgtgacagcaagctcagtgtgtgtgggcgtcgatGTGTGACTGAGATGGACGGGACTgtgcaggcgtcgtccggcgggactgtgaaggaggaaggagtgcgcgcaggtgcgactgtgtacagtggcaagtgtagtgacggcgactggggaagagtagcgattagcggaggacctgTTGACGTTGAAtttgcagaggagctaataaagccattaaagcagcaaattggtgcttcgtgcctttattcttgccgccacccagctcagctgtgcaacgagagaggggagttaaccccgaggaggacaacctcggccctggagaaggcgtctcccgaccacggtcaggtgaccatAGCAGGataggttaacacttcgtataaagaaactaaaatacattaaaataaaaaaataagatgctgtacttaccattactggtgagagtgtgaaaaaaggagggcgaaaaaggcaaagatactcccggcgcacaaacacagacaagcactaggCACTAGCTAAGGAGAAACACTATgatgctggggacaaaatggcggacgaggcacgggcgtcgtaaagtcgaaacatcTTCgttcgagtacgtcgtaactcgaggacttcctgtattcaGTTTGGCATGTTCAGACTATtttggggaacctatcctccacTAGTATACTATGAGGAGTGTCACTTAGACATAAGTAGTGCTTTCCCAGAATTTATTGGCAATTACAAACCTAATAAGGGGGCTCACAGATTTTTGGCATTTGCGGCAAGGCTCAGTCCATATCCTTACGagtagcgggggttcactgtacataaTGACACTCAGTAGAGAAGACTCACTGCCTGAATTGTGACCTCTGCTAAGCTCAAAAGCACaatctgtatttttttgatCGTTGATGTTTGTTGGCAAGTaaaatgatgcaaaaactgCACCACAAATTTCCATGACACTTTTGAGGAAGAAATGTCGTGACCAAGAAACCATTAGCTTTAGGTGAAGATTTACAAACAATTAATTTTCACTGTCCGCCATTACAGTCTACTTGCATTGGGGCCAAGTGGCAGAGTGCCTCAGTTTATTCAGCAGATAATGCACATAGAGAGCTGGAGTGGAACAAATGGACATCTTGAGGAATGTTTAGCCatagcaatccatccatccattttctttatggctTGTACTCATTATTCACACATGTTAAACTGTCAAATGAGAGGGAATACAACTCTGGACCTCCTGCATGCCAAATGCCAATGTGAAAGTATCTTttcttgtatattttaattcgaaaatcatccatccatccattttctataccgcttatcctcactagggttccgggcgtgctggagcctatcccagctatcgtcgggcgagaggcgggatacaccctgaattaatcgccagccaatcgcagagcacatagaaaacaaacaaccattcacattcacacctatgggcaatttagagtcttcaattaacctactatgcatgtttttgggatgtgggaggaaaccggagtacctggcgaaaacccacacaggcacagggagaacatgcaaactccacacaggcagggtcgggatttgaaccccgatcctcagaactgtcagacagatgtgctaaccagtcgttcaccgtgctgccattagaaaataatattttattccattataataataattctcattatttcattttttctgttATGTTCACACTTTGTTACAGCTACAGTTGTTATAACAGTGCTCTATATATAAAGTCACTTTGAAATTAGGAATCCCATTGAAATATGCTCAAAAAGGGTACTTAAGTTACAACTTGTATTTGCACCAAATTGCAGTTCTTGGTTGGCCCATGTCTCATCCTTTTACAAAGTTTGTCAGAAAACAGCTAACGAAGCAAACAGAGAAATGGCAATGAAAAGTCCTTTTTGGAGTTAATTAAAACGTGCTTTTTAGAAGTAGTTTACCTTGATGCATCGACCCTCCAGGAAGTActtgcaaatgtattttccatTGTGTTCTACTGTGTGTTGACTGATGAATTCTTTGCTCATAATCAGGCGCTTCTTCTGAAAACCAGAATTTTTTACTTCCTGTCAAATAAAAGGGAACATGTTAGCCCTCCACAACAATTTGTTGCAGATAAAAGATTTCACGATCATACAGGAGCAATGTCTTCCATGTCCTGGTCACCCCCTCTGCCTCGCCCGCCGCGTCCCATCCAGGGTTTCCCCCCCTTCATTTTCTTGTTCTTGAGCATCACTCGTCCTCTTCCAGGTCCACTCCCTCTGCCTCTTCCTCTCTGCCCAACTGCagagaaaaaaatctgttttttattgCCAAATTTTTGCCTTTGggataaaatattatttcataAGTGGTCTCTCACATTGTTGTTTCATACCCCTCGTGTTTCCCCTCTTCCCCATATGCTCCTTCGCATAGCGGCCTTTTCCCATGCCGGATGTTGTATCTTTAGACTGGAGGTACTCGGACTCATTGTCATAATGATCCTCCTCGTCTTCATAGTCATAGTTGTCATCGCTGTATTTGTCAAAATTGCTGCTTTTGCGAGGCGGGGACTTGTGCAAGTTGCCACGCGACCCTTTCTGGTCTCTTCCATGCTGGAAAATCTAAAGGGACAAGTGACAATCATACCCCGTCTGCATGAATATAAGGGAGGGTGTACAGTCTAAGCTCACCTGAGGGTTCTGGAGGTCACAATCGCGTCCAGATCCATGACTCTGCCGGTTTTTAGGTTTCTCTGGACGGTCGTAGTCGGAGCCATAGCTGTCAGAGGTGGAACTGCTCGAAGATGAGTGATGCTAAACAAAGCGACAAAAACAGccaattaaaaataacagaacCAATCAAACTCAAATTGTAAGGTCAAGCAGTGACTTACTTTCTGTCTTTCCCGTCTCCTCCTTTTCGACCTTCTCTTCTCTCTGGTCTTTTTGTAGCGTTTCCGTGAGTACCTGTGagacttttcttctttttcttttgttttgtcgcGTTCCTTCtccttttgcttttctttgtcATCAGTCACCTCTGAAGCCTCTTTGTTTTCCTCCTCTATCCCGATTCCCTCATCGTCAATTTCTCCATCTTCCAACTCGCCATCCTCTCtgaaacatttcatttaaatcattaaaattcATAGGTGAGTGCCATGGTCGCTTATGTCTGAATAAATCAAAatctgttgtttttaaacatttgcagCATTTCAGCTTCTTAATTTCAGTTTCATCAAGccttttccatatttaaatcaGTAAATATTTATAGATATTTGATTCATCATTTTAATCACCCTTAAAGTGGTTCCAAGCAACAATcgtattcatttaattttttttaaattttcccgACAGTCGATATGGATCATTTTAGCCTAtaaggaaaaatacaaatacatttcgcaaaaaattcacaaaatttcgatagcatgctgtttttttatagcagtttttatttacaaatgcTGGAAAAGCCAAGCTAATGTATATGCCAAATCAACATCCATCCCTCTCCTTTTCTATAGTGCTCATCTTCCTTAAGGTcatgtcagccaatcacagggcacatatagacgaacaacccttcatactcacattcactcatatgtacaattttgagtcttcaatgatgctatcatgtttttggaatgtgggaggaagcaacACTACACagagaaacccacgcaagcacaggtgGAACatctacacaggaaggccagagcagaGATTCTTACACCGTGCTGCCTGTGCGTGATTATTTTACTACGGGTGGAATGGTTACAAGGAGGGGATGGTTGGTCACGCCTTATAACAAGTCAGCATACcat includes:
- the LOC133409764 gene encoding catenin alpha-1 isoform X2 — protein: MADTLYNMTQYLRNRGPLLNKEAFVCAAKDVMSKCQSVTNFIQVIANHCLDAQCALELSLIVEQILTITNQLSILSSVSSVTLGCKASDEILVKNTQNLLHTVLKGFKAA
- the LOC133409764 gene encoding vinculin isoform X1 encodes the protein MADTLYNMTQYLRNRGPLLNKEAFVCAAKDVMSKCQSVTNFIQVIANHCLDAQCALELSLIVEQILTITNQLSILSSVSSVTLGCKASDEILVKNTQNLLHTVLKGVHAAETACITGLKQPEPNSDGAEATALCFQWKRNLEIHRAQQTSNPKTDELGLRKISLHSVAPSLASPV